ttggccatgtatggttatcaatttttaataaaaagaaacatttgcaatatcattttgaatggtgttacaatgtttgttgaacaacttaataatggaatttactttctatcacaacttgttaatgtggttcaaacctccggtaaatgccctaaaatagataatatgtcagaagtctacctttggcactataggctaggtcatatcaataagaataagataacaggttggctcaagaaggaattcttgaagtaggtaattctgaatcacttccaacctgagtcctgtcttcttggtaaaatgaccaagtcatcttttactggaaaaggtgagcgagccagtgaactcttgggtctggtacattctaatgtatgtggacccatgagctcaagtgcaagagatggatatttctacttcataaccttcatagacaacctatcgaggtatggatatgtctatttaatgaagtataagtcagagtcatttgaaatgttcaaactattccgaaatgaggtaaaaaaataaactgaaaagtgtattaaaactcttcgatctgatcgaggaggtgaatacctttccaatgagtttctgacatatcttgaggagaatgagattctctctcaatggactcctcctggaacaccacagcataatgatgtatctgaaaggaggaatcggaccttgttggacatggttcgatccatgatggggtttgctggtttgtcgatcttcctttggggatatgcgctcgaatcggcttgttaccttctaaatagagttctgagtaagtctgtaaccaaaacgccatatgagatatggataggacgtaagccagtactctcgcaccttagggtttgggggtgtctggcttatgttaaacgtttaattacggataagctaggacctaggtctgacaagtataattttataggatacccaaaagagaccaaaggatattatttctacttgactgatgagcaaaatgtgtttgtcagtcttaaggcaatctttttggaaaaagagttccttggtgaagggactgttgcctctaaggtcaaacttgacgaagttcgacaggtgaaaaaactgacacaagttgttgaacctgaatcggatttgattagatcagatccggagcccattattcaagcacccttaaggcaatctggtagagtaccatatcaaccggtcagatactatgatttcttagtccagGACGACGatcttatcgaacttgatgaaaatgatgaggatccgatcacctacatggatgcaatgcagagatccgactctgagaaatggctagaggccatgaaattcgaaatagagtccatgaaggtcaacgatatgtggacattggttgacccatccgaaggaataaaacccatagggtgtaagtgggtcttcaagaggaagaggggtgcagatggaaaggtggaaacctataaagcccgtctggttgtcaaatgatatcgtcaacattatggtatgactatgatgagacattttctcctatggcaatgctcaaatccattcggattatgcttgcgatagctgcccatctggactatgaaatctggcagatggatgtgaagatagctttcctaaacgaagagctggatgaagaggtgtatatgatacaacctgaaggattcacatccactgatgagtctaaggtgtgcagactacagaggtccatttatggacttaagcaggcatcccggagttggaacatacgttttgataggacgatcaagacgtatggcttcgttaagaacagagaagagccctgcatttataagtgggctaatggtccagtagtgatatttcttgtattgtatgtggatgatattctcttaatcgagaatgatgtccctgcattacaagaaataaagatttggctgtcgtcacagttctccatgaagaatttgagagaagcttcctacatcctagggatgaggatctataggatagatctaaaaggttgcttggtttatcccagtctatgtatatagatattatgctgaagaggttcagcatggataattccaagaaaggctatctaccgataggccatgaaatttctctctcgaagagggattgtccgacaacacctcaagagagagagcgtatggataagattccatatgcttcggcagtgggatctatcatgtatgccatgacatgtatacgatcagatgtggcatacttactaggggtagtgagtagataccaatctgatccaagagagaatcactggaaggttgttaaaaccatcctgaagtatttaagaaatactaaggaccagtggcttgtttatggtgaatcggacttgagacttatagggtttatagactctagtttccagtctgatcacgatgacagcaaaaatatgtcgagatttatttttacccttaatggtggggctatctactggaagagttccaagcaacacacagtggctgattcagtttgcgacgtggagtatgtcgctgcatcagatgctgccaaagaagcggtgtggctgagaaaattcatcatcgagctcagagtagcaccctcccttgttggtccagttctgctctattgtgacagctctggagccattgctcaggcgaaggaacctaaggcacaccagtggatgaagcatattctgcgctgctaccatctcatccgaaaaattatggatcgaggtgacgtcgaccttcagaagatcgacggaaaggagaacctggccgacccattcactaaagccattacggtgaaggagttcgacgactacaagtcgaagatgggtattaaatactgcaccgactggctttaggccaagtgggagattgttgggaatagtgtcccaaagtcaatcgtcagcctgttgacggttgtgcttatttttgtatatgtacatgaattatgaattaataaaaattattttgatatttttcatcacaaaatgtttcatcttctaatgaactcctatgttgtggtgaagtccttaggactatttagactcgataaaggaggatttgtcgtttagtccttaaatctattcgcgatcaaataatacgttgttaccaaagacaacaccgtttatcaagcataggtcgttgtgtgccatataggttggttgtcctcttaaccaatgagtgtggagacactgatatggcatacaggtgagatgtaagggtacatctgcactgaacgtgaccgactctggagctatttctgctgtcaagatttgctccgatggaatatgggtataaatgtccctccgacctgagaccgctacggtgacttgcaagcaactcactgcacttaggcactggagtacttgaatttctaattcagtgacggaaggttgctgggtgtagtcaagtacttgacttgtcggtgcgtgtgtcaagatgggattgaccactccagtttaggagctgtgtacagtcatgttttaatttagcaaaatcttggccaaggtagtcctagtgaggagtcacaggactgtttgagttgagcacgattcggatgatctaatcagggttgacagtttaaccttgagtcatcctaaacacagaggtcaaaaggatgaattatacagtaaccatattcacgtaggttctgaatgttgcgattgcgactattcgacctatctggtcgtcgggtaccattgctagatggtcacttcgattagtataggaattgattcctgtgctaccggcttaggttcgaacctgcggagtcacacacattagaggttcctatctgatctgatggctgatgaagagtcctaatgctcgtggactatgagtcctacatgtctgagactctatgatcgagaatcaatattctctgatcacgagtcccacacattttaggtaccggggtcaagagtcccattggtttgggactcttcgatcagggttacatatcgatgaattctgatgcccgattacccatcagatttggactcaatatttttgagaagttttattagtgatttgatcactaattaactcaatttgattgagtaattatttttggattaagtccaattgaattagattcagttgggtttgatccgattaggttaagagttgatctaatcgtcgagatggtttgatccctgatttgatcaggggttgggcttaatcaattcttgatttgattagaattttattgagcctaattaagcctaatttagttgagtttaaattagtctaattgggtctaacttatttggttcaattaggttggtttaaataatgaaaccaccttgacccattctccctgcgccacctcactttcactgcgcccatttgaattcacgagaaggaagttctcatgaattttttctcatgcaaagccctccttacgccctactttaatgcaccaaatgagtggataaggatgattggttggccattcaaattcaaaacaaagtttgaatttgaatgagcaaccaatcttagcaccttgaccttatcctcttttaacgccccatttattacacgagaaaatatttctcatgaaattactcacgcacaaattaagccacgccctcctcttctcatgcccttagtggataggaataaattgatttccatttgaattcaaaatttgatttgaattcaaatgtgtaattactcatctttatcctctcacgtggataagacgtttgacattgttttaaaaggaggagaagagtggggtgtgtgcaagaaaatttttgaaagaaaatctgggcatgagaaatCTTTGTgtataaggtgaaggtctatatcctttcgagagaaaaagaaagaaaagaaagaaaaagtgtgcgcaggatttcagtgagttcttcagggtttcagcctggagatcgagaagtgagaagatgagctatgagtgtcgtgagcccaccaaattttagaaagatcttcaacatccactcaagcacatctactgacaatctagagcatccaaagaatcgacagacatcgatcgaagtagttcgatcagcatcgaccgtcgaaagggctctataacgagctagcacttgtgaggagtcgatcagatcgagagcttcgtgtggacgatcagactcttccgatggtgatcagattacgatgatctactatccgcataaaggtattgtgttctaaacacattacagtaaagtgtttactgttcaaattcgaatttcaaatttaagtacatgcatgctatatatcatatttagatcttagtgtaggataaatttttattaattaattagattaattaataatttttactgtaaaataatgattttgaaataattttaaaattaccattttacccctgcactgaatttcgcttcagaagaaccaccaacccttgacctttggatgaggtcggaggataaaaaaatataaaaaaggaaaagatgaGGTTCGATCGGCAGTAACGATACAACAGAGCAAAACTGATTATTAACCAGATCGAATTTGGTGCCAGCTAGATAGGATAAAGACCATAGTAGTCCAAAATATtctggacgaactccgaaatcgaaaatcgaagatccACCTAAAGATCTTCGATATAAAAAGCAACCTGACCCAAAGGAGGGGCATTCACCCGACCATAGGTACCAAGGGCAAAGAGCTGAAATTACTCTGGGATGTGATACTGCTCCTGAGCCAATCGACATTCGAttttgaaagtgaagaagcctccactttCGGACCCGACGGGGAGTCGTCAGCTAGATTCTCCAACTGACCATCCCGGGAAGAGGAATCCCTAGCCATTGGAGAAAAGAAAACTAAAAAAGAATAACTCAAAAAGACAGAGACTTAACCTGaaactcaaagaagaagaagacaaggaaAAGAAGTCTTCGGATGTTGGAATGATTCTCCGACAGAGCTTCTGCAGCAAATAAGataaatgaaaagtaaaaagtTGGCTAAAattgaccctatatatataagatcCATCAACAGTCAGGATCGAAACACTCAAATCAAGATCTCACCAGATGTTGACACATGGTGACATCTAAGCCAACTATTGATTGGATGGTTCGATGCACCTACTCCAGATCGACCCACGTCACCACTATCCATGTGAACAGCTCCAACCCAATGACATTCGAACATGTGGTAAGGATCTACTTGCCAGAATCATATCGTCCGGCGTCGAATCGTCTTCCCGAAATGACATTTGACATTAACATCCGATACTGAGTCATTTTGTCAATATGACAGTTTAATGATGGTTCTGTACTCACCAAAACGACAACATAGTCGATGCtcatatcccaaaaaaattagaAGCCAAATCAGGGTTCGATATGACACAAAATAACTTCATTCATCCAATGTGACAAAATCACATGGTGGCACACGGCAGGTCactttggacttgagagtgggagACAACTGTTGGGATAAGTCAATCGATCTTTGACTCGAGTCAACCAACACCGACTCAAGTCAACCAACACTGACTTCGACTCAACAAAGGTTGACCGATCGAACAAACAACTTCGACTATTCTTCGACTGACTGGATAAATCACACCGACTCATTTTCAGTAGACTAACCGATATTCGGTTACTACCGATCAACAGCAAACAGCTTGAATAACCTTCGACCCAAGACTGTCGGCACATCAAAATTACTAGCCGATGGTTCGCTCAAACCTTCTACAGACATATCGACACTACCAACATATAGTCGGCCAATCTGTTCCACATACTATAATCctatgaacggttatcgactacgtaTCACGGCAATTAGTGAAAATTAACAACCCACTAACTTTACAATTATGGTCTgataatttagcgccataaaaagcGAGACTATGTGTTCGACGGTCATATCAAAATCATGTATAAAAGGAGGGTAAGTGAACAGTACCGGTAAGACACTTCTGAGCTAGAGCTCTGCTACTTTTGACATTCAAAAATCTACTGTTCATTaattttctctctgacttaagcatcggagggtccctgccggaCACAACTCCAGTCTGTGAGGAtattattttgcaggtgctcatcacCGGCGATAGGTGATAGGGAGTTTGCCGCAACAAACATCAAAAGGAAATTATTCCTTTCTAATATGGGACTAAATCCAAAATAAAAGATTTTAGGAATCTTTGGAGGgaagaaaattttgagtttttcctTCAAAACTCTAACGGTACTTTAGTTTTTGTTCTATAGTTAACCATAGCATCATTTCATGGTCCATTATGCTATCAAAGTACAAAAGCAGTATTGATAGATCATGTTTCATTCACCGTCTTTCAATTGTATTTCTTTTATGGTTGTTCAACTTCTCATTTTTGGGTTGTGTATCTTCTATAAAGTATGGATTTTCTATCTTTGCTCGTTTCTCCATTGTTATACTTCTTTAATACTTTATTTGTCTTTCTCCTATGCTTCTACTTGTATTTTACTAATGGATGGCCATTTTTGGATGGCCATTTTGTTTATATGGCAGCCTATTCACCTGGTCTATTTTGTACtcttttattatatgaataaagtgTTCTTTTTACATCCAAAAAAAGGTTTAAAGCACATTATTTAGATAAGAACCAAAACAATAAGCAAAAATCCACGTTTTCCTACTTCCTACCACTGATACTCTCCCCTTACGTGCATCACATATGTCCAgcatctcatatttttctcttatATATATTACGTATGCCCAGCAATTTTTGGAGACACTTAAATTTGATTCTCATGTAATACCATGGTTACAACTATTCCTACCTTAGTTTCCTTTTTTTTGATGTAATATTCCTACCTTATTTTCATGTGATAGAAATACATTCAATTATATCATTTTTATTAGAGGAAATAAATGAAATGCATCAAATAAAGTTGAAAATGTATTTATCCAATCAGATCCGAAGTGATAACCAAGTGTCAATTCTCACTTGGATGCATCACATGCACCTCTTGTTTTTTGAAAAGAATCTAAATATAGTGATATTAAATGTGTTCCACACATGCATCGCACATGCTCAATAATTAGCCGAGAAACCTGGGCCCAAAACGCAAACAGTGCTGGCAACCGTTCACACCCAAACCCCAACCACCCTCCTTTTGGAGAGGAGACCAACCCCCGCTTCTCAGCCAGTGCGTGGAAGCGTGTGCTTCACGAGACCGTAAGGCTGGGGTCGTCACTCGCCACGCACGAGAAAAGGAACGAAAGTTCGCGAGGAGTTGGGTTAGAGAAGAGTTGGTAGGTAGAATAAACAACAAGACAAAATAAATAAGGGGCAAGGAGTGGACCAGGCCAGTAGTCACTCTTCCCAGGTCTCAACCCCCCCTTCTCTTTTTTCCCTTCAAAACCcgtctcctttttctctttttccattCTCAGCTGGCGTACATGGAAGCCACCATCGGCGGCGCCGCCTTCTTCTTGACCAGCAGGTCGGCCTTTCCTCCGGCCGCCGCCGCCACCGAGGAGATGCGGACGCTCTGCGTGGCCGGGAGGCGGCAAGGGGGGAGGGTCAGCTGGGCTCGGAGGGGAGCGGTGATGGTGGCGGCGGCGCTGGAGAAGGGCAACGGAAACGGGGGGAAGAAGGCTGGCGGTGCGGTGCCCAACTCCAACTACGTCGTGCCTCTCGATAAGGCGTCCTGCCTCACCCGCCCGCTTGCCGAGATCCTCCGGGACCTCAACAAGCGAGTCCCCGACAAGATCATCAACACCGTCGACAACTCCATCCCTTGGTACCTCTCTCtcctcccccctccctccctcccctttctcttctctacAATTGCTTTGTGTGTGTGTGATCTGCTCTGTTCTTTTTCTCGGAAGCTGTTGCCATTAGTATATAAAGGGTTTGGGTGATGACTTTTTTTTGGTGAGTTGGGTGATGGCATATGTTTCTGGGAGATCTGACGTGTGGTGGAAATTTTTGATAAGTTGGGTGTGGAAATGGGAAGAGGGATTATGGATCTGCTGCTGCTAACATTGCATGTGGAGCTAATCATATGTGTGTTCTTTTTCTGGTAAACTATATCCATTTCCTTTTCGAGGGGACATCTTATGTACAGAAGTCAATGTCTTGTGTTCATTATGGTAAGATCTCTTAGATCAGAATCTCTGTGATCATAGGATTCAGGATGTTGTGAGTTAGATGAATCAGAAGAGATCATGAATTAGTATGATTTTGATCTGGAAGCTGAAAGGCTAGTTAAAGCTCACCGGCTTCTTTATTGTTTCTGGTGGAATGAACAAGGCTGATGTTTCACAGCAATATTGATGGTTCTTTGTATGTATTCTCTTATTTTCTTGGCTAAAACAGGAGGTATTGAGTGACCATTTGGTGGTGATAAGGTTATCTATTTTTCTTGCAAGTGGAGTATTAATGGGTATccctgaaagaagagagaggtgaTAACTTATATGTTCGGAAGGCAGCTATCATGAGGAATGTTAATCTCTAGAGAAGATAATGAGGATGAGTGTTTGTGGAGGAATATCCTTAGTTGAAGATAACTACATTCGGAGTCCTGATCTTGAGATGCCACACTGCTAGCTGATAACACAATGCTTCAGAAAAACATAGTAAGCGGGAATACCAGTTTGTGATTGTTAAAGGAGGAGTGAGGTTTTAATATCTGTTTTGGTGGTTTAGGGTTTGTTGTTTATTTCCCTGGGTTGTGTTATTTACTCTAATCTCACTGCCCGATGGATAATTATCCTCTATGTGAGAAAAGCACTAGAGTTTgtgtatatttatttttatggACTCTGGTAAACTGATGAGATTGTAGCCTTGTGGGTGGTAGGATTTTATGTGTAGGAATTTGCCCACCCTATTGATCAATTTCTTTTTTAACTTGTAGGAAATACGGTAATGTTTTCGGTTCATTTGTTTTCAGGCATTTATAACGTATGATAATTATATGAAAAGAGGTGTGGACATGAAGGGAAGTGCCCATTCTATGGTTACTCTGCTCCCAAAAAGCTTCAGGAGATTTGTAGATACTTGATAttgatttttttgttttgttaTTAGAAAAATGACATTGCTGACTCTATTCTGCTTTGCTACCAGTTTATATCAGGCTCTGTTGTATTTTATGTCCCACTAGGCAAGGATGATTTTCCTTGGCGGTGGACTTCACTCCATGCTATTGGGTGGGGGGCTTGAAGGATAGGAATCATTTGTCCTCTGCTTGTGTAATCTTGAGAAAACTTCTGATGCCTCCATTTAGATTGGAAGCTTTGGGGATTACTAGCTCTGATCTTGCTCTCGCTTTACAATTATTTGCTTAATGTGATGTCTTTTTACCATCCACTTTATTAACCATCAttattgctttctttcttttcttttattgctTGTTTTTGTAATACAATTAACTTATGTTGTTGAAGTACAAGTATGTTTTCCTTCTTTGCTCTGCatttcttattttaatttttattagctCTCTTGGATTCATTTTTGTATGAGCATGGATTTATATCAGCATAAATCTTGAGCAAACCTTTGGGGCATTCCTTATAACATTTGAAAGGAAATTCCGACCACTCCACAACGTTCATGGACACCACCTTCTGGTGTTGGTCAGAATCCCAGGAAGGTGATCAGCATCAATTTTCAGAAATTAAGGGAAGATTACCTTAAATGCAGTAGAAAATTCAGGCCAAGGAATATCTCTTGCTTTGCGAGAGCTTCAAGCGCAGCTCCTTAACTTCGGACACATGCCAAGTTTTGCAGGAAAGGATGAAGGCGACTCCTTGCTTCCTCCTTTGTTTTTCATTGATGAGAGATTTATGgtgtttttttttgaatttatagacTTACTGTTCTCAGCACGAGAACAGATTGCCTACCCGATTTAAATTCAAAACCGTTTGAATTTAGAATTcagaattcaaacccatttgaattcagaattcaaattcaatccagttttgaattcaaatctattttaaatttcaaaattcaaactccttTTGGATTTTAACATTCAAACttgttttgaatttaaattcaactctgtttgaattcaaaattcaaagctTGTAGCATTAAGTTCAGGTCTTAACCAATTAAGACTCGAACCCAAAACCCCTCTCATCGTACTCGGTAGCGCCTTATTAATTGGACTGCAGGCTAATCCAATTTCACCCCGGAATTAAGCCTGTAGTTAATgcccagtgctagctagatataatcAGTATTTAATTTCGTATGACCtagtatttaattcttaattaagtaaatttttttgTTCAATTAAGTCATctgctttcaaattgaacatatagatctaAGGTCAAATTTTCCCACATAGCTCGATtatatgcgtgactccataggttcaaacgcTGAGCCGGTAGCAAAGaaactattttctgtactaattgaagcgaccatttagcaatgatacccgacgtccggatagattgaATTATTACAAAGTAACATGCAAGAactttggcatatggttactacataattcatctATTTGATCCTCAATGCTTAGGATGACTTCAGGTAAACTGTCAAACCTTTAATCAGTCTTctatattgtattttaaccttacAAATTTTGTGGCTGATCACAAGGAttattttgatcaagattttactgaattgaaatacagtgaagcattatctcctataatctggagcgatcaatttcattttgactcacacacagactttgcaagtacttgacggtGTCtagaaatttttcatcactgtgttgaaaatacagatagtccagtatcaaagcacagtgagctgcttgcaagtcatcgtggtgatctcagattagagggatacttatatccatatccttcacgagctgctcttgacagtagagcgctCTGTAGCTgagtcacgttcagtgataatgtactcctacatatcacctatatgtcataccagtgtctccacatgttttgattatgaggacaatcaactcaTGTGGCACACAACGACGTATACTTGATAAGCGTTATCATCataataataacatatcatttggtcccgAATATAATTTAAGAACTACTCGATAAATCCTCAACAATCTCCTACTCGAGATAAAGCCAATCGAATTTGTATCTAATAGTcatcttccatttgtgatcatcaaacatTTTTAATTccgagggctttagtgaaggggtcggctatattttcttttccatcgatcttctgtaaATCAATATCACCTTTATTAACGATCTCTTGaacaaggtgatagcgatgcagaatgtatTTGGTTCTCTGATGGGACTTGGATTCTtgagcttgagctatggctctagtattatcacaatatagTATAACTGGACCATTTACGGAGGGAATCATCCcaagctcactgatgaactttctAAACCAAATAGCCTCTTtgatagcatcggatgccgcaatgtattctgcttcgcatacagagtcagctactgtgtgttgcttggaacttttccagcatatTGTCCTACTATAAAAGGTAAAAATATAATCAGACATATTTTTGCTGTCATTATGGtccgac
The sequence above is a segment of the Elaeis guineensis isolate ETL-2024a chromosome 7, EG11, whole genome shotgun sequence genome. Coding sequences within it:
- the LOC105035408 gene encoding DNA repair RAD52-like protein 2, chloroplastic, producing MEATIGGAAFFLTSRSAFPPAAAATEEMRTLCVAGRRQGGRVSWARRGAVMVAAALEKGNGNGGKKAGGAVPNSNYVVPLDKASCLTRPLAEILRDLNKRVPDKIINTVDNSIPWYHTNRMLSFYAPGWCGEVRDVTFSNNGSVTVVYRVTIRGSDGEAHRESTGTVSLNDGRFEDPVAAAEEIAFCKACARFGFGLYLYHEEEIL